A single genomic interval of Streptomyces sp. BA2 harbors:
- a CDS encoding ABC transporter permease subunit — protein sequence MKDTFVSDGPKEGAEARRPAAPRPEHEAALRKKKLVGLTRPWLLLAPSLLVLAGLLLWPLIQVGKLSMQDYAVKFGGGVGTYTGFDHYTDLLGSGLLWKTVLPNTAFFAIACVGLTVALGTLVALLLNRLGPTWRLICSIAILAAWAMPAVTGTYVWIWLFQPQDGMVSQIAGSMGLIDPETTNWFTERGPFYAIATLNVVHHGFPFVAITVLAGLMTIPKELYEAGELDGANAWQRFWKITLPTIKPVFLVVTILSTIWDFKVFTQIYLMPGGDGANEEVYNLGVFSYIQAFAKNDYGTGAAAAVLLTLLLLAITVVYIRTLFRQGEEDL from the coding sequence GTGAAAGACACGTTCGTCAGCGACGGGCCGAAGGAAGGCGCCGAGGCCCGTCGCCCCGCAGCCCCCCGCCCCGAACACGAAGCGGCCCTGCGCAAGAAGAAGCTGGTCGGCCTCACCCGGCCGTGGCTCCTCCTCGCACCGTCCCTCCTGGTCCTCGCGGGCCTGCTGCTCTGGCCGCTGATCCAGGTCGGCAAGCTCTCGATGCAGGACTACGCCGTCAAATTCGGCGGCGGAGTGGGCACGTACACCGGATTCGACCACTACACCGACCTGCTCGGCAGCGGACTCCTGTGGAAGACGGTCCTGCCCAACACGGCGTTCTTCGCGATCGCCTGCGTCGGCCTCACCGTCGCGCTCGGCACCCTCGTCGCACTGCTGCTCAACCGCCTCGGCCCGACGTGGCGGCTCATCTGCTCCATCGCGATCCTCGCGGCCTGGGCGATGCCCGCCGTCACCGGGACGTACGTCTGGATCTGGCTCTTCCAGCCGCAGGACGGCATGGTCAGCCAGATCGCGGGCTCGATGGGGCTCATCGACCCCGAGACCACCAACTGGTTCACCGAGCGCGGGCCGTTCTACGCGATCGCGACCCTGAACGTCGTCCACCACGGCTTCCCGTTCGTCGCCATCACCGTCCTCGCGGGCCTGATGACGATCCCCAAGGAGCTCTACGAAGCGGGGGAGCTGGACGGCGCCAACGCCTGGCAGCGGTTCTGGAAGATCACGCTGCCGACGATCAAGCCGGTCTTCCTCGTGGTGACCATCCTCTCCACCATCTGGGACTTCAAGGTCTTCACCCAGATCTATCTGATGCCGGGCGGCGACGGCGCCAACGAAGAGGTCTACAACCTCGGCGTCTTCTCCTACATCCAGGCGTTCGCCAAGAACGACTACGGCACGGGCGCGGCGGCAGCGGTCCTGCTGACCCTGCTGCTCCTCGCCATCACGGTCGTCTACATCCGTACGTTGTTCCGACAGGGGGAGGAGGACCTGTGA
- a CDS encoding tyrosine-protein phosphatase, translated as MRITRTRTAVGVAVSALALGTLPAWAAHAEPTAPERGTAQHAPHHPSRPASDDVRQIPLQGAVNVRDLGGYRTYDGERVRYGQVFRADALSKLTDADVATLAGLRLKKVVDFRVAAEVQYDGPDRLPAGLVPTSRPVSDNGLFTTLMTVIGSRDPVKQEEMLGNGKADAFMRDVYRTFVTNGPNRAQFAATLRDIAQGSKASPLLYHCTAGKDRTGWTSYLLLRAVGVPEQTAVRDFLASNTYRAAYDAKVREGLKQGGLMQNPDLLIPLQEVRTGYLEAALTEVKKEYGSLNDYLRKGLGLDTRTILALRERMVD; from the coding sequence ATGCGCATCACCCGAACACGTACAGCAGTCGGAGTCGCGGTCTCCGCGCTGGCCCTGGGCACCCTGCCCGCCTGGGCGGCCCACGCCGAACCCACCGCACCCGAGCGCGGCACGGCACAGCACGCGCCGCACCACCCCTCCCGGCCCGCGTCCGACGACGTACGCCAGATACCTCTCCAAGGCGCCGTCAACGTAAGAGACCTGGGCGGCTACCGCACCTACGACGGCGAACGGGTCCGCTACGGCCAGGTCTTCCGCGCCGACGCCCTCTCGAAGCTCACCGACGCCGATGTCGCCACCCTCGCCGGGCTCCGCCTGAAGAAGGTCGTCGACTTCCGGGTGGCGGCCGAGGTCCAGTACGACGGGCCCGACCGGCTGCCCGCAGGGCTCGTCCCGACGTCCCGGCCGGTCAGCGACAACGGCCTCTTCACGACGCTGATGACCGTGATCGGCTCCAGGGACCCGGTCAAGCAGGAGGAGATGCTGGGCAACGGCAAGGCGGACGCCTTCATGCGCGACGTCTACCGCACCTTCGTCACCAACGGCCCCAACCGCGCGCAGTTCGCGGCCACCCTGCGCGACATCGCCCAGGGCAGCAAGGCATCACCGCTGCTCTACCACTGCACGGCCGGCAAGGACCGCACCGGCTGGACCAGCTATCTGCTGCTGCGTGCGGTCGGCGTCCCCGAGCAGACCGCCGTACGGGACTTCCTGGCGTCCAACACCTACCGGGCCGCGTACGACGCGAAGGTGCGCGAGGGCTTGAAGCAGGGCGGCCTGATGCAGAACCCCGATCTCCTGATCCCGCTCCAAGAGGTCCGCACCGGCTATCTGGAGGCGGCGCTGACCGAGGTGAAGAAGGAGTACGGGAGCCTCAACGACTATCTGAGGAAGGGACTCGGGCTTGATACGCGGACGATTCTCGCGCTGCGGGAGCGGATGGTCGACTAG
- a CDS encoding cold-shock protein, giving the protein MATGTVKWFNAEKGFGFIEQDGGGPDVFAHYSNIASSGFRELLEGQKVSFDVTQGQKGLQAENIVPA; this is encoded by the coding sequence ATGGCAACTGGCACCGTTAAGTGGTTCAACGCTGAAAAGGGCTTCGGCTTCATCGAGCAGGACGGCGGCGGCCCCGACGTCTTCGCCCACTACTCGAACATCGCGTCCTCGGGCTTCCGTGAGCTCCTCGAGGGCCAGAAGGTCTCCTTCGACGTCACGCAGGGCCAGAAGGGCCTGCAGGCCGAGAACATCGTTCCGGCCTGA
- a CDS encoding sugar ABC transporter substrate-binding protein produces MKRRVIAAGIAMTLGLTATACGSDDGSDSGDKATDGKGKTLTVWIMEGTNPDARPFFKEAEKAFQKKTGAKIHVEYQQWATAQKKFTTAIEGGEDQVPDVAEVGTTWVPQFAETGALVDVTDDVKKSGLNDDLVEGLKDAGTLDGKQYGMPWYAGVRSIVYRKDIFEKHKLKAPTTWKELQSAAKTLKDKEPGMIPFPVAGGAEMFAAPFIWGAGGELATEQGGKWKSAINSPEAVKGIEYYTGLATKDKVSPAKVNTWTEKEVGDAWNKGQISMAVGGNWTPKAIVDANPDLKGKLAAVPIPGQDGGMSKSFLGGSYLSTFNTDKKDLAWEFVKMLTTGDFAAKWAAETNYFPGQNSELKKIEAKKDPLVEPFAKQMLEAGATVPKTKAYGEIQASKVIPGMVQSILTGKSSVQEAADKAAKDMDAIFAKDK; encoded by the coding sequence ATGAAGCGACGGGTCATCGCGGCAGGTATCGCCATGACGCTCGGACTGACCGCGACGGCATGCGGCAGCGATGACGGGAGCGACAGCGGCGACAAGGCGACCGACGGCAAGGGCAAGACCCTCACCGTATGGATCATGGAGGGGACCAACCCCGACGCCAGGCCCTTCTTCAAGGAGGCCGAGAAGGCGTTCCAGAAGAAGACCGGCGCCAAGATCCACGTCGAGTACCAGCAGTGGGCCACCGCGCAGAAGAAGTTCACCACCGCCATCGAGGGCGGCGAGGACCAGGTCCCGGACGTGGCCGAGGTCGGCACGACCTGGGTGCCGCAGTTCGCCGAGACCGGCGCCCTCGTCGACGTCACCGATGACGTCAAGAAGTCGGGCCTGAACGACGACCTCGTCGAGGGCCTCAAGGATGCGGGCACGCTCGACGGCAAGCAGTACGGCATGCCCTGGTACGCGGGCGTACGCAGCATCGTCTACCGCAAGGACATCTTCGAGAAGCACAAGCTGAAGGCGCCGACCACCTGGAAGGAGCTTCAGTCCGCGGCCAAGACGCTGAAGGACAAGGAGCCGGGGATGATCCCCTTCCCGGTCGCCGGCGGCGCCGAGATGTTCGCGGCCCCCTTCATCTGGGGCGCCGGAGGCGAACTCGCCACCGAGCAGGGCGGCAAGTGGAAGTCCGCCATCAACTCCCCCGAGGCGGTCAAGGGGATCGAGTACTACACCGGTCTCGCCACCAAGGACAAGGTCTCCCCGGCCAAGGTCAACACCTGGACGGAGAAGGAGGTCGGCGACGCCTGGAACAAGGGCCAGATCTCCATGGCGGTCGGCGGCAACTGGACCCCGAAGGCCATCGTCGACGCCAACCCCGACCTCAAGGGCAAGCTCGCCGCCGTGCCGATCCCCGGCCAGGACGGCGGCATGAGCAAGTCCTTCCTCGGCGGCTCCTACCTGTCCACGTTCAACACGGACAAGAAGGATCTCGCCTGGGAGTTCGTGAAGATGCTGACCACGGGTGACTTCGCGGCCAAGTGGGCCGCCGAGACCAACTACTTCCCGGGGCAGAACTCCGAGCTGAAGAAGATCGAGGCCAAGAAGGACCCGCTGGTCGAGCCGTTCGCCAAGCAGATGCTGGAGGCCGGCGCGACCGTCCCCAAAACCAAGGCGTACGGCGAGATCCAGGCATCGAAGGTCATCCCCGGCATGGTGCAGTCCATCCTGACCGGGAAGTCCTCCGTCCAGGAAGCGGCGGACAAGGCCGCCAAGGACATGGACGCGATCTTCGCCAAGGACAAGTAG
- a CDS encoding glutamate synthase subunit beta, with translation MADPKGFLNHGREVAQTRPVGERVQDWNEVYVPGSLLPIISKQASRCMDCGIPFCHQGCPLGNLIPEWNDFAYREDWSAASERLHATNNFPEFTGRLCPAPCESACVLGINQPAVTIKNVEVSIIDKAWDANDVKPQAPERLSGKTVAVIGSGPAGLAAAQQLTRAGHTVAVYERADRIGGLLRYGIPEFKMEKRHINRRIEQMRAEGTKFRTGVEIGRDIDAAKLRKRYDAVVIAAGATMARDLPVPGRELKGVYQAMEYLPLANKVQEGDYVTTPVSAEGKHVVVIGGGDTGADCVGTAHRQGAASVTQLEIMPRPGEERNPNQPWPTFPMLYKVTSAHEEGGERVYSVSTTHFEGDEDGNVQFLHLIEVEFIDGKLTQKPGTERKIPAQLVTLAMGFTGTDRENGLVDQFSLDLDERGNVARDAEFQTNVPGVFVAGDAGRGQSLIVWAIAEGRSAARGVDRFLTGASDLPSPIRPTDRSLMV, from the coding sequence ATGGCTGATCCCAAGGGCTTTTTGAACCATGGCCGTGAGGTCGCGCAGACCCGCCCGGTCGGCGAGCGCGTCCAGGACTGGAACGAGGTCTACGTTCCGGGCTCCCTCCTCCCGATCATCTCCAAGCAGGCGTCGCGCTGCATGGACTGCGGCATCCCGTTCTGCCACCAGGGCTGTCCGCTGGGCAACCTGATCCCCGAGTGGAACGACTTCGCGTACCGCGAGGACTGGTCGGCCGCTTCCGAGCGGCTGCACGCCACGAACAACTTCCCGGAGTTCACCGGGCGCCTGTGCCCGGCGCCCTGCGAGTCGGCGTGCGTGCTCGGCATCAACCAGCCCGCCGTCACCATCAAGAACGTCGAAGTCTCCATCATCGACAAGGCGTGGGACGCGAACGACGTCAAGCCGCAGGCGCCCGAGCGTCTCTCCGGCAAGACGGTCGCGGTCATCGGTTCGGGCCCGGCGGGCCTGGCCGCCGCCCAGCAGCTGACGCGGGCGGGCCACACGGTCGCCGTGTACGAGCGCGCGGACCGCATCGGCGGCCTCCTGCGCTACGGCATCCCCGAGTTCAAGATGGAGAAGCGCCACATCAACCGCCGCATCGAGCAGATGCGCGCGGAGGGCACCAAGTTCCGTACGGGTGTGGAGATCGGCCGCGACATCGACGCGGCGAAGCTGCGCAAGCGGTACGACGCGGTGGTCATCGCCGCGGGCGCCACGATGGCACGCGACCTCCCGGTCCCCGGCCGTGAGCTCAAGGGTGTCTACCAGGCGATGGAGTACCTGCCCCTGGCCAACAAGGTCCAGGAGGGCGACTACGTCACCACGCCGGTCTCGGCCGAGGGCAAGCACGTGGTCGTGATCGGCGGCGGCGACACCGGCGCGGACTGCGTGGGCACGGCGCACCGCCAGGGCGCGGCTTCCGTGACGCAGCTGGAGATCATGCCGCGTCCGGGCGAGGAGCGGAACCCGAACCAGCCGTGGCCGACCTTCCCCATGCTCTACAAGGTGACCTCCGCGCACGAGGAGGGCGGCGAGCGGGTCTACTCCGTCTCGACCACGCACTTCGAGGGCGACGAGGACGGGAACGTGCAGTTCCTGCACCTCATCGAGGTCGAGTTCATCGACGGCAAACTGACCCAGAAGCCGGGTACGGAGCGCAAGATCCCCGCCCAGCTGGTGACGCTCGCGATGGGCTTCACGGGCACGGACCGCGAGAACGGCCTCGTGGACCAGTTCTCCCTGGACCTCGACGAGCGCGGGAACGTCGCCCGCGACGCCGAGTTCCAGACGAACGTGCCCGGCGTCTTCGTCGCCGGTGACGCGGGCCGCGGTCAGTCGCTCATCGTCTGGGCGATCGCCGAGGGCCGTTCCGCTGCGCGGGGCGTGGACCGATTCCTGACCGGTGCGAGTGACTTGCCGTCCCCGATCCGCCCGACGGACCGTTCCCTGATGGTCTAG
- a CDS encoding vWA domain-containing protein, translating into MGPHMGPAISLSKVEEAAPALVSLYKTAGASLRKHGLDGQRAAVYLVVDYSGSMKPYYKDGTVQALADRVLGLSAHFDDDGTVPTVFFSTDVDAVTEIAIDRHHGRIDEIVAGLGHMGRTSYHLAMDAVIDHYVDSGSTAPALVVFQTDGGPINKLAAERYLCKASKLPLFWQFIGFGDAKSKQFDYLRKLDELAVPAKRAVDNAGFFHAGHDPRAVPDDRLYDQLVGEFPTWLAAARAQGIVAV; encoded by the coding sequence ATGGGGCCGCACATGGGACCGGCGATCAGCCTGAGCAAGGTGGAAGAGGCGGCGCCCGCCCTCGTCAGCCTCTACAAGACCGCGGGCGCCAGCCTCCGCAAGCACGGCCTGGACGGCCAACGAGCCGCGGTCTACCTCGTCGTCGACTACTCCGGCTCCATGAAGCCGTACTACAAGGACGGCACCGTCCAGGCCCTCGCCGACCGGGTCCTCGGCCTGTCCGCGCACTTCGACGACGACGGCACCGTGCCCACGGTCTTCTTCTCCACGGACGTCGACGCCGTCACGGAGATCGCCATCGACCGTCACCACGGGCGGATCGACGAGATCGTCGCCGGGCTCGGCCACATGGGCAGGACCAGCTACCACCTGGCGATGGACGCCGTGATCGACCACTACGTGGACAGCGGTTCCACCGCCCCCGCTCTGGTCGTCTTCCAGACCGACGGCGGCCCCATCAACAAGCTCGCCGCCGAGCGGTATCTGTGCAAGGCGTCGAAGCTGCCGCTGTTCTGGCAGTTCATCGGCTTCGGCGACGCGAAGAGCAAGCAGTTCGACTACCTCCGCAAGCTCGACGAACTGGCCGTCCCGGCCAAGCGCGCCGTCGACAACGCGGGTTTCTTCCACGCGGGCCACGACCCCCGGGCCGTCCCGGACGACCGCCTGTACGACCAGCTGGTGGGCGAGTTCCCGACCTGGCTGGCGGCGGCGAGGGCGCAGGGGATCGTGGCTGTCTGA
- a CDS encoding DEAD/DEAH box helicase, whose amino-acid sequence MNRSERPARPARGRSTNARGKAPVAGGGQAKGAAKKQGRAKPRPVGGEFALPESIEPALPAVEAFADLDMPEALLKTLAAQGVTEPFPIQAATLPNSLAGRDILGRGRTGSGKTLAFGLALLARTAGRRAEPRSPLALVLVPTRELAQQVTDALTPYATSVNLRMSTVVGGLSITKQAGTLRRGAEIMVATPGRLKDLIERGDADLSQVRTTVLDEADQMADMGFMPQVTALLKQVEQGGQTMLFSATLDKNIDRLVRMFLTDPVVHSVDPSAGAVTTMEHHVLYVADETDKKAVALRIAARDGRVIMFLDTKRAVDRFTKRLLANGVRASGLHGGRSQPQRNRTLDQFKTGQVTALVATNVAARGIHVDDLDLVVNVDPPTDHKDYLHRGGRTARAGESGSVVTLVLPDEKREMTRLMSDAEISPQTARVKSTDEELARITGAREPSGVPVVIEVPQQQQASPQRGRRGRPAGQGGQGGGQRRARPQGQSQSQGGKPSAGGGRPAAGGGRPSAGGGAGGGRARRGGRPSGGAGRNAA is encoded by the coding sequence ATGAATCGCTCCGAACGCCCCGCACGTCCTGCCCGTGGGCGCTCCACGAACGCACGCGGAAAGGCCCCGGTGGCCGGCGGCGGCCAGGCGAAGGGCGCCGCGAAGAAGCAGGGCCGCGCCAAGCCGAGGCCCGTCGGCGGCGAATTCGCGCTGCCCGAGAGCATTGAGCCCGCGCTGCCCGCGGTCGAGGCGTTCGCCGACCTCGACATGCCCGAGGCCCTCCTGAAGACGCTGGCCGCGCAGGGCGTCACCGAGCCCTTCCCGATCCAGGCAGCCACGCTTCCCAACTCCCTCGCGGGCCGCGACATCCTCGGCCGTGGCCGCACCGGCTCCGGCAAGACCCTCGCCTTCGGCCTCGCGCTCCTCGCCCGCACCGCGGGGCGCCGCGCCGAGCCGCGCTCTCCTCTCGCCCTGGTCCTGGTCCCCACGCGTGAGCTCGCGCAGCAGGTGACGGACGCCCTTACGCCGTACGCGACGTCCGTGAACCTCCGTATGTCGACGGTCGTCGGCGGCCTCTCCATCACCAAGCAGGCGGGGACGCTCCGCCGCGGCGCCGAGATCATGGTGGCGACCCCCGGGCGTCTCAAGGACCTCATCGAGCGCGGCGACGCCGACCTCTCGCAGGTGCGGACGACGGTCCTCGACGAGGCCGACCAGATGGCCGACATGGGCTTCATGCCGCAGGTCACCGCGCTTCTGAAGCAGGTGGAGCAGGGCGGCCAGACGATGCTCTTCTCCGCGACGCTCGACAAGAACATCGACCGCCTGGTCCGGATGTTCCTCACCGACCCGGTGGTGCACTCGGTCGACCCCTCCGCGGGCGCGGTCACGACGATGGAACACCACGTTCTGTACGTCGCCGACGAGACCGACAAGAAGGCCGTGGCCCTCCGTATCGCCGCCCGAGACGGCCGCGTGATCATGTTCCTGGACACCAAGCGCGCGGTGGACCGCTTCACCAAGCGGCTGCTCGCCAACGGTGTACGGGCCTCCGGTCTGCACGGCGGCCGTTCGCAGCCGCAGCGCAACCGGACCCTGGACCAGTTCAAGACCGGGCAGGTCACCGCGCTCGTCGCCACGAACGTGGCGGCCCGCGGAATCCACGTCGACGACCTCGACCTGGTCGTGAACGTCGACCCGCCCACCGACCACAAGGACTACCTCCACCGCGGCGGGCGTACGGCGCGTGCCGGTGAGTCCGGCAGTGTCGTCACGCTCGTCCTGCCGGACGAGAAGCGGGAGATGACGCGTCTGATGTCCGACGCGGAGATCAGCCCGCAGACGGCGCGAGTGAAGTCCACGGACGAGGAACTGGCGCGGATCACCGGGGCTCGGGAGCCGTCCGGGGTGCCGGTGGTGATCGAGGTTCCGCAGCAGCAGCAGGCTTCGCCGCAGCGGGGGCGGCGGGGGCGTCCCGCCGGGCAGGGCGGGCAGGGTGGCGGCCAGCGCCGGGCTCGCCCTCAGGGGCAGTCGCAGTCGCAGGGCGGTAAGCCCTCCGCCGGTGGCGGTCGGCCCGCTGCCGGTGGCGGTCGGCCCTCCGCCGGTGGCGGGGCTGGTGGGGGTCGCGCCCGGCGCGGCGGTCGCCCCTCCGGGGGCGCTGGGCGTAACGCGGCGTAG
- a CDS encoding chitosanase has product MKRAGLLLLAVAPVATVAVYLLGGDSDSDVSGAGQKVPGTQRPYDEDKSAAEIKADDELIADLPPGLAAPAKKELAQKLVTSAENSTLDWRGQYGYIEDIGDGNGYTAGIIGFCTGTHDLLTLVERYTKDHPDNGLARYLPALRKVDGSDSHEGLDPGFTKAWKAEAAKPAFRKAQDRTRDGVYFDPAVRLAKLDGLGTLGQFIYYDAMVLHGPGTGPRGFYGLREAALNEANTPAQGGKEKAYLDIFLDIRTKVMKEKKAHRDTSRVETAQRQFLYDGNLGLKTPLTWKVYGETFKVP; this is encoded by the coding sequence ATGAAACGTGCAGGCCTCCTCCTTCTCGCCGTCGCCCCGGTCGCCACGGTCGCCGTCTACCTCCTGGGCGGGGACTCCGACAGCGATGTCTCCGGAGCCGGTCAGAAGGTGCCCGGCACCCAGCGTCCGTACGACGAGGACAAGTCGGCGGCCGAGATCAAGGCCGACGACGAGCTGATCGCGGACCTTCCCCCGGGCCTCGCGGCGCCCGCCAAGAAGGAGCTGGCCCAGAAGCTCGTGACCAGCGCGGAGAACTCCACGCTGGACTGGCGCGGTCAGTACGGCTACATCGAGGACATCGGCGACGGGAACGGCTACACCGCGGGCATCATCGGCTTCTGCACCGGCACCCACGACCTGCTGACCCTCGTCGAGCGCTACACGAAGGACCACCCGGACAACGGCCTCGCGCGCTATCTGCCCGCCCTGCGCAAGGTCGACGGCAGCGACTCGCACGAGGGTCTGGACCCCGGCTTCACCAAGGCCTGGAAGGCGGAGGCCGCGAAGCCCGCGTTCCGGAAGGCGCAGGACAGGACGCGCGACGGCGTCTACTTCGACCCGGCGGTGCGCCTGGCCAAGCTCGACGGGCTCGGCACGCTCGGCCAGTTCATCTACTACGACGCGATGGTCCTGCACGGCCCCGGCACGGGCCCGCGCGGTTTCTACGGCCTGCGCGAGGCCGCACTGAACGAGGCGAACACGCCCGCGCAGGGCGGCAAGGAGAAGGCGTACCTCGACATCTTCCTCGATATCCGCACCAAGGTGATGAAGGAGAAGAAGGCCCACCGCGACACGTCCCGCGTCGAGACGGCCCAGCGCCAGTTCCTCTACGACGGCAATCTGGGCCTGAAGACCCCGCTGACGTGGAAGGTGTACGGGGAGACGTTCAAGGTCCCGTAA
- a CDS encoding glucose 1-dehydrogenase, producing the protein MSYGLEGKTVLITGAGRGQGAAEARLFAEAGARVVVTDVREEEGREVAKSLGEQGLFVRHDVTDAESWASAVAAGVEAFGRLDALVNNAALWRTASVEEETYENFEALIRVNLLGPFLGIQAVLPALRGAGGGSIVNVSSTAGLVGIRGHAAYGSTKFGLRGLTRSSALDLAGYGVRVNSVHPGAIDTPMISAASAGRDWSHLPLGRMGRPEEVGELVLFLASEASSYITGAEFAVDGGSTAG; encoded by the coding sequence ATCTCTTACGGGCTTGAGGGCAAGACGGTACTGATTACCGGCGCGGGCCGTGGGCAGGGGGCCGCCGAGGCGCGGCTCTTCGCGGAGGCGGGGGCGCGGGTCGTGGTGACGGATGTCCGGGAGGAGGAGGGACGGGAGGTCGCCAAGTCCCTTGGCGAGCAAGGTCTTTTCGTACGTCATGACGTCACGGACGCGGAGAGCTGGGCGTCGGCCGTGGCGGCCGGGGTGGAGGCCTTCGGCCGTCTGGACGCGCTCGTGAACAACGCCGCGCTGTGGCGGACGGCGTCCGTGGAGGAGGAGACGTACGAGAACTTCGAGGCGCTGATCCGGGTCAATCTCCTCGGCCCGTTCCTGGGCATCCAGGCGGTGCTGCCCGCGCTGCGGGGTGCCGGGGGCGGCTCGATCGTGAACGTGTCGTCGACGGCGGGGCTCGTGGGGATACGGGGGCACGCGGCGTACGGCTCGACGAAGTTCGGGCTGCGGGGGCTGACTCGTTCCTCGGCGCTGGACCTCGCGGGGTACGGGGTGCGGGTCAACTCCGTTCACCCCGGGGCGATCGACACCCCGATGATCTCCGCGGCCTCCGCCGGGCGGGACTGGTCGCATCTGCCGCTCGGCCGGATGGGCCGCCCCGAGGAGGTCGGGGAGCTGGTCCTCTTCCTTGCGTCGGAGGCGTCGTCGTACATCACCGGGGCGGAGTTCGCGGTGGACGGCGGGTCGACGGCGGGGTAG
- a CDS encoding ABC transporter permease subunit, with amino-acid sequence MSVRRATLAARIGLPVAVAALLLFTLFPVYWMISTALDPKAVTRGSDVLPSGFSFEHFTYVFEKGNFGTYLLNSALVGFGTILAAGVLSLFAAIAVARFKFRFRTSVLIMVLIVQMVPLEALVIPLFIQMRDYDMLNSLLGLTIVYVALSLPFAIWTLRGFVQTVPKEVEEAAYIDGASWFRMFRSVLLPLVAPGLVATSIFAFITAWNEFVFAYTFMKGSDKYTAAVGIYQFFGENSTAWGPVMASSTLVTVPVMIFFVIVHRKLGSGLAAGAVKG; translated from the coding sequence GTGAGTGTCCGTCGCGCCACACTCGCCGCACGCATCGGGCTGCCCGTCGCGGTCGCCGCGCTGCTGCTCTTCACGCTCTTCCCCGTGTACTGGATGATCTCCACGGCACTCGACCCGAAAGCCGTCACGCGCGGTTCGGACGTGCTGCCGAGCGGCTTCAGCTTCGAGCACTTCACCTACGTGTTCGAGAAGGGCAACTTCGGCACGTACCTGCTGAACTCCGCGCTCGTCGGCTTCGGCACGATCCTTGCCGCCGGGGTGCTCTCGCTCTTCGCGGCCATCGCGGTGGCCCGCTTCAAGTTCCGGTTCCGCACCTCCGTACTGATCATGGTCCTGATAGTGCAGATGGTGCCGCTCGAGGCGCTCGTCATCCCGCTCTTCATCCAGATGCGGGACTACGACATGCTCAACTCGCTGCTCGGCCTGACGATCGTCTACGTCGCGCTCTCGCTGCCCTTCGCGATCTGGACCCTGCGCGGCTTCGTCCAGACCGTGCCCAAGGAGGTCGAGGAGGCGGCGTACATCGACGGGGCGTCGTGGTTCCGGATGTTCCGTTCGGTACTGCTTCCGCTGGTGGCGCCGGGACTCGTCGCGACCTCGATCTTCGCCTTCATCACGGCGTGGAACGAGTTCGTCTTCGCGTACACCTTCATGAAGGGCAGCGACAAGTACACGGCGGCCGTGGGCATTTACCAGTTCTTCGGTGAGAACTCCACGGCCTGGGGCCCGGTCATGGCCAGCTCCACGCTGGTCACCGTGCCGGTGATGATCTTCTTCGTGATCGTGCACCGGAAGCTGGGCTCGGGCCTGGCGGCGGGAGCGGTGAAGGGCTGA